The Rhodococcus sp. X156 genome window below encodes:
- a CDS encoding thioredoxin domain-containing protein, with protein sequence MNQLAESSSPYLLQHKDNPVHWQEWSAAALEEARQRDVPVLLSVGYSACHWCHVMAHESFENPEIAAQMNRDFVCVKVDREERPDIDAVYMEATVAMTGQGGWPMTCFLTPDAEPFHCGTYYPPTPRQGMPSFPQLLTAVTHAWTDNRAEVLKAGVAVVAELERASGVLPPAAVTQEALDSAVGKVLRDADPVNGGFGTAPKFPPTMLCQALLRHYERTGAEKALATVVRTADAMARGGINDQLGGGFARYSVDAAWVVPHFEKMLYDNAQLLRLYANLHRVTGSALALRTAQSTADLLLGALRTEQGGFASALDADTDGVEGLTYVWTPAQLAEVLGPDDGAWAAELLVVTEEGTFEHGASVLQLPVDPDDSDRWQRVRATLLAARARRPQPGRDDKVVTAWNGLAITALAEAGAALDRPEWVEAAATCAEHLLATHLVDGRLRRASLGGSVGSAAAVLEDHASLATGLLALHQATGALSWLEHGCTLVDLAVEHFADGTEPGAWFDTANDAEALVRRPRDPMDNVTPSGASAMAEALQVAAALTEPERSARYAELADTTLARAGVLLDRAPRAAGNWWAVAEAAQRGPLQVAVAGGGALLSSARRNAPGGTVIVGGKPDSAPLLAGRELIDGHPAAYVCRGFVCDRPVASVPELLQLLGRGADSV encoded by the coding sequence GTGAACCAGCTGGCGGAGTCGTCTAGCCCGTACCTGTTGCAGCACAAGGACAACCCGGTGCACTGGCAGGAGTGGTCCGCGGCGGCGCTGGAGGAGGCCAGGCAGCGGGACGTGCCGGTGCTGCTGTCGGTGGGCTACTCCGCCTGCCACTGGTGCCACGTGATGGCGCACGAGTCGTTCGAGAACCCCGAGATCGCGGCGCAGATGAACCGGGACTTCGTCTGCGTCAAGGTCGACCGCGAGGAGCGTCCGGACATCGACGCGGTCTACATGGAGGCCACCGTCGCCATGACCGGCCAGGGTGGCTGGCCGATGACCTGCTTCCTCACCCCCGACGCCGAGCCGTTCCACTGCGGCACCTACTACCCGCCCACCCCGCGGCAGGGGATGCCGTCCTTCCCACAGCTGCTCACCGCGGTCACCCACGCCTGGACGGACAACCGCGCCGAGGTGCTCAAGGCCGGCGTGGCCGTGGTGGCGGAGCTGGAGCGCGCCTCGGGGGTGCTGCCGCCGGCCGCCGTCACCCAGGAGGCGCTGGACTCCGCCGTGGGCAAGGTGCTGCGCGACGCCGACCCGGTGAACGGCGGTTTCGGCACCGCCCCCAAGTTCCCGCCGACCATGCTGTGCCAGGCGCTGCTGCGCCACTACGAGCGCACCGGCGCGGAGAAGGCGCTGGCCACGGTGGTGCGCACCGCCGACGCGATGGCCCGCGGCGGCATCAACGACCAGCTGGGCGGTGGCTTCGCCCGGTACTCGGTGGACGCGGCGTGGGTGGTGCCGCACTTCGAGAAGATGCTCTACGACAACGCCCAGCTGCTGCGGCTGTACGCCAACCTGCACCGGGTGACCGGCTCGGCGCTGGCGCTGCGGACCGCGCAGAGCACGGCCGACCTGCTCCTGGGCGCGCTGCGCACCGAGCAGGGTGGCTTCGCCTCGGCCCTGGACGCCGACACCGACGGCGTGGAGGGGCTCACCTACGTGTGGACCCCGGCGCAGCTGGCCGAGGTGCTCGGACCCGACGACGGCGCGTGGGCGGCCGAGCTGTTGGTGGTGACCGAGGAGGGCACCTTCGAGCACGGCGCCTCGGTGCTGCAGCTGCCGGTCGACCCGGACGACTCCGACCGGTGGCAGCGGGTGCGCGCCACGCTGCTGGCCGCCCGGGCCCGGCGCCCGCAGCCTGGCCGCGACGACAAGGTGGTGACCGCCTGGAACGGGTTGGCCATCACCGCGCTGGCCGAGGCTGGTGCGGCGCTGGACCGGCCGGAGTGGGTGGAGGCGGCGGCGACGTGCGCCGAGCACCTGCTGGCCACCCACCTGGTGGACGGACGCCTGCGGCGGGCCTCGCTGGGCGGGTCGGTGGGCTCGGCCGCGGCGGTGCTGGAGGACCACGCGTCGCTGGCGACGGGGCTGCTGGCCCTGCACCAGGCGACCGGGGCCCTGAGCTGGCTGGAGCACGGCTGCACGCTGGTGGACCTGGCCGTGGAGCACTTTGCCGACGGCACCGAGCCCGGCGCCTGGTTCGACACCGCCAACGACGCCGAAGCCCTGGTGCGCCGTCCGCGCGACCCGATGGACAACGTGACCCCGTCCGGGGCGTCCGCCATGGCGGAGGCGCTGCAGGTGGCTGCCGCGCTCACCGAGCCCGAGCGCTCGGCGCGGTACGCCGAGCTGGCCGACACCACCCTGGCCCGAGCCGGCGTGCTGCTGGACCGGGCGCCCCGGGCGGCGGGCAACTGGTGGGCGGTGGCCGAGGCTGCCCAGCGCGGGCCGCTGCAGGTGGCGGTGGCCGGCGGGGGAGCACTGCTGTCCTCGGCGCGGCGCAACGCCCCCGGCGGCACGGTGATCGTGGGCGGCAAGCCCGACTCCGCACCGCTGCTGGCCGGGCGCGAGCTCATCGACGGCCACCCCGCGGCCTACGTGTGCCGCGGGTTCGTCTGCGACCGCCCGGTGGCCAGCGTGCCCGAGCTGCTGCAGCTGCTGGGCCGGGGCGCCGACAGCGTCTAG
- a CDS encoding LppP/LprE family lipoprotein, with protein sequence MPRVRLRPPGGQRARAAAAAGPGRRQRLGPQSRSPFRKGKYLGTGTTKAYGFTDFSTASSDRTVVLTYKVVGECNACPAKGFATVKYHWQDNRVVMEGTPPEQ encoded by the coding sequence GTGCCGCGGGTTCGTCTGCGACCGCCCGGTGGCCAGCGTGCCCGAGCTGCTGCAGCTGCTGGGCCGGGGCGCCGACAGCGTCTAGGTCCACAGTCCCGCTCGCCGTTTCGCAAGGGGAAGTACCTCGGTACGGGGACCACCAAGGCGTACGGATTCACTGACTTCAGCACCGCATCGAGCGACCGCACGGTGGTGCTCACCTACAAGGTCGTGGGCGAGTGCAACGCGTGCCCGGCCAAGGGCTTCGCCACGGTGAAGTACCACTGGCAGGACAACCGCGTCGTCATGGAAGGCACCCCGCCGGAGCAGTAG
- a CDS encoding hemolysin III family protein: MRGWIHLWSFCAAVVAAAVLVTLAASTVSGRAALGTGIYGVTVCGVFGVSALYHRRAWRSERARTWMKRLDHSMIFVFIAGSYTPFALLCMPRDTGNRVLAVVWAGAALGVVLKMAWPSAPRWVGVPLYLALGWVAVFVLPELLHHAGLAALLLLIIGGLFYTVGGIFYGVQWPNPWPDTFGFHEFFHASTVLAALCHYVAIWLAIYS; the protein is encoded by the coding sequence ATGCGCGGCTGGATCCACCTCTGGTCGTTCTGCGCCGCGGTGGTCGCCGCCGCGGTGCTGGTCACCCTGGCGGCGTCCACCGTCTCCGGCCGCGCGGCGCTCGGCACCGGCATCTACGGAGTCACCGTGTGCGGGGTGTTCGGGGTGAGCGCGCTGTACCACCGCCGGGCCTGGCGCAGCGAGCGCGCGCGCACCTGGATGAAGCGGCTGGACCACTCGATGATCTTCGTGTTCATCGCCGGCAGCTACACCCCGTTCGCGCTGCTGTGCATGCCCCGCGACACCGGCAACCGGGTTCTCGCCGTGGTGTGGGCCGGTGCGGCACTGGGGGTTGTGCTGAAGATGGCGTGGCCCTCGGCGCCGCGCTGGGTGGGCGTCCCGCTCTACCTGGCGCTCGGCTGGGTGGCGGTCTTCGTGCTGCCCGAGCTGCTGCACCACGCCGGGCTCGCCGCGCTGCTGCTGCTCATCATCGGTGGGCTGTTCTACACCGTGGGCGGGATCTTCTACGGCGTGCAGTGGCCCAACCCGTGGCCGGACACCTTCGGCTTCCACGAGTTCTTCCACGCCTCCACCGTGCTCGCCGCGCTGTGCCACTACGTGGCCATCTGGCTGGCGATCTACTCCTGA